One window of Trichoderma breve strain T069 chromosome 3, whole genome shotgun sequence genomic DNA carries:
- a CDS encoding adenylylsulfate kinase domain-containing protein → MATNITWHPSLSRRERNQLRNQRGLTIWLTGLSASGKSTVATALEQHLLHLGLAAYRLDGDNVRFGLNKDLGFSEKDRNENIRRISEVAKLFADASTIAITSFISPYRADRDLARELHAKTEQDGDEPIPFVEVFVDVPLEVAEQRDPKGLYKKARAGEIKEFTGISAPYEEPVNAEITIKTHENTVEECVAQITNWLIAKGYVKSEVKN, encoded by the coding sequence ACCAGCGCGGCCTCACAATCTGGCTCACAGGCCTCTCCGCCTCTGGCAAATCCACCGTCGCCACCGCCCTCGAGCagcacctcctccacctAGGCCTCGCCGCCTACCGCCTCGACGGCGACAACGTCCGCTTCGGCCTCAACAAGGACCTCGGCTTCTCCGAAAAGGACCGCAACGAGAACATCCGCCGCATCTCAGAGGTCGCGAAGCTCTTCGCCGACGCATCCACTATCGCCATCAcctccttcatctcgccCTACCGCGCCGACCGCGACCTCGCTCGTGAGCTGCACGCCAAGACGGAGCAGGACGGCGACGAGCCCATTCCCTTTGTCGAGGTCTTTGTCGACGTGCCCCTCGAGGTTGCCGAGCAGCGCGATCCCAAGGGTCTGTATAAGAAGGCTCGTGCCGGCGAGATCAAGGAGTTCACTGGCATCTCGGCTCCTTACGAGGAGCCTGTCAACGCTGAGATTACAATCAAGACGCATGAGAACACGGTTGAGGAGTGCGTTGCGCAAATCACAAACTGGCTTATCGCCAAGGGCTACGTCAAGAGCGAGGTCAAGAACTAG
- a CDS encoding v-ATPase subunit C domain-containing protein — MSSKYALISLPQSAFDSGSRDEAISSLSATITADNGTVLPFAIPDFKIGTLDLLVQQADDLAKLDAACQSVVAKVADSLRTVLNNDEDRMASYKMVNDKPTDHYLRNFSWNKMRYRADKPIAELISTLQKELNTVDNDVKSKFNQYNTVKTNLAALQRRQTGTLATKSLTPIVKPSLLVQDSEYLETHLIAVPTNAKKDFIKSYETLAPMVVPRSSVEVDHDDEFTLFAVVTFKKHSAEFVHKCREQKWTPRQYKYVEGGREEEQRELDRVTNEERKVCGEALRMGRTGWSESVMIWVHVLTLRVFVEAVLRYGLPLDYATALIKTTSKLAPKAKAALDSKYSYLGGNAFGRDKHGRVTKDDAALSSEMAAAGLGTGEGHEYTAFVYYEAEFP; from the exons aTGTCGTCCAAATATGCGCTGATATCGCTGCCTCAAAGCGCCTTCGACTCTGGAAGCCgggatgaagccatctcgtCCTTGAGCGCGACCATCACCGCCGACAATGGCACCGTCCTGCCTTTCGCCATCCCCGACTTCAAGATCGGAACTCTAGACCTGCTGGTCCAGCAAGCCGATGATCTGGCCAAGCTCGACGCGGCGTGCCAGTCAGTCGTCGCCAAGGTTGCGGATTCCTTGCGCACCGTGCTCAACAACGATGAAGACCGAATGGCCTCGTACAAGATGGTCAATGACA AGCCAACCGATCACTATCTGCGCAACTTTAGCTGGAACAAGATGAGATACCGAGCCGATAAACCTATAGCCGAGCTCATCAGCACTCTCCAAAAG GAGCTCAACACGGTCGACAATGATGTCAAGTCCAAATTCAACCAGTACAACACCGTCAAGACGAACCTTGCAGCTCTGCAAAGGAGACAAAC GGGCACTCTCGCAACGAAATCTCTCACCCCGATTGTGAAACCATCGCTCCTCGTCCAAGACTCCGAGTACCTCGAGACCCACCTCATTGCCGTGCCCACGAATGCAAAGAAGGATTTCATTAAGAGCTACGAAACCCTCGCGCCCATGGTGGTACCCCGGTCCTCCGTCGAAGTTGACCATGACGACGAGTTCACACTGTTTGCCGTTGTGACGTTCAAGAAGCACAGCGCCGAGTTCGTCCACAAGTGCCGAGAGCAGAAATGGACGCCCCGTCAGTATAAGTATGTCGAGGGCGGTcgggaggaagagcagcgtGAGCTGGATCGTGTCACCAACGAAGAGCGCAAGGTCTGCGGCGAGGCTCTGCGCATGGGAAGGACTGGATGGAGCGAAAGTGTCATGATCTGGGTTCATGTCCTCACCCTGCGCGTCTTTGTCGAGGCCGTGCTACGATACGGATTGCCGCTGGACTACGCTACAGCTCTGATCAAG ACAACATCGAAGCTGGCTCCTAAGGCAAAGGCAGCGCTGGACtccaagtactcgtacttgggcGGAAATGCATTCGGACGAGACAAGCACGGCAGGGTCACCAAAGACGACGCCGCCCTCAGCTCAGAGATGGCTGCGGCAGGATTGGGAACTGGCGAGGGACACGAGTACACGGCTTTTGTTTACTACGAGGCCGAATTTCCCTGA